The Trypanosoma brucei gambiense DAL972 chromosome 10, complete sequence genome has a segment encoding these proteins:
- a CDS encoding HIRA-interacting protein 5, putative, giving the protein MLRGTRLMLMMQLHSLPTPNPSCYTFHIPSSTYDNFIPDGQTCDVAHMSLAWVHPLSQGIFEQYPQEVASVFIAPRHTSITVHPHVDWNKLEWSISSFIGHYLVFTNACFPAAAEYALLEDDLVIHEDDSEVLQCIKELVRGQVRPMVQRDGGDVKLLNFNEKTGVVSLAMLGACRTCPSSQNTLKDGVERLLKHFLPEVKEVVEAKGHAFYEEYGLLFDSEKALREEAARVDAVRRRKISIYTTAPLMPFEALNEPDGDE; this is encoded by the coding sequence ATGCTACGTGGCACACGGCTCATGTTGATGATGCAGTTGCACTCTCTCCCAACGCCAAATCCTTCTTGTTACACTTTTCATATCCCATCATCCACGTACGACAACTTTATTCCGGATGGTCAGACATGCGATGTTGCGCATATGAGCCTTGCGTGGGTTCATCCGCTTAGTCAGGGTATCTTCGAACAGTACCCGCAGGAGGTAGCGAGTGTCTTCATTGCTCCCCGGCATACGTCCATAACGGTACATCCCCACGTCGACTGGAATAAATTGGAGTGGAGTATCAGTTCTTTTATCGGGCATTACCTTGTCTTCACAAACGCATGCTTTCCTGCCGCAGCAGAATATGCTTTGCTTGAGGATGACCTTGTGATCCATGAGGATGACTCGGAGGTTTTGCAGTGCATTAAGGAGTTGGTGCGGGGACAGGTGCGCCCAATGGTTCAGCGTGACGGTGGTGACGTGAAACTCCTTAACTTCAACGAAAAAACAGGTGTTGTATCACTTGCTATGCTCGGTGCGTGCCGCACCTGTCCATCATCACAAAACACGTTAAAGGATGGTGTGGAGCGACTATTGAAGCACTTCTTGCCGGAGGTGAAGGAAGTAGTGGAGGCGAAAGGGCATGCATTCTACGAGGAATACGGACTTTTGTTTGATTCGGAGAAGGCACTCCGCGAAGAAGCTGCTCGTGTAGACGCAGTGCGCCGGAGAAAAATTTCTATCTACACCACGGCGCCACTCATGCCTTTTGAGGCGTTGAATGAGCCCGATGGGGATGAGTGA
- a CDS encoding Eukaryotic translation initiation factor 6 (eIF-6), putative — MTLRTRFESSDDVGVFARLTNAYCLVAAGASQNFYSVFEQELASHIPVVYTSIGGSRVVGRLTIGNRHGLVVPSITTDQELQHLRNSLPDSVKVQMVEERLSALGNCVVCNDHVALIHTDLSRETEEVIRDTLQVQTFRTSIAENALVGSYAAVTNKGCMVHPKTPAQDMDEIASLLQVPVVAGTINRGNAAIGSGLVVNDWAAFCGLNTTATEITVVERIFQLRRDLGGDESNLLQQLRDTLVDELA; from the coding sequence ATGACACTGCGTACGCGCTTCGAGAGCTCTGACGATGTGGGTGTATTTGCCCGCCTAACGAACGCGTATTGTCTTGTCGCGGCTGGTGCTTCACAGAACTTCTATTCTGTGTTTGAGCAGGAGTTGGCATCACATATTCCCGTTGTGTACACGTCCATTGGCGGTTCTCGCGTTGTGGGCCGTCTGACGATTGGAAACCGCCATGGTCTCGTCGTGCCATCCATCACCACTGACCAGGAGCTCCAACATCTGCGCAACTCCCTTCCTGATTCTGTGAAGGTGCAGATGGTGGAAGAGCGGCTCAGTGCGTTAGGAAACTGCGTTGTATGCAATGACCACGTTGCACTTATCCACACGGATCTGAGTCGGGAGACGGAGGAAGTGATTCGTGACACGCTGCAGGTGCAGACATTCCGTACATCCATTGCAGAGAATGCTCTGGTCGGTAGCTACGCAGCCGTGACGAATAAAGGTTGCATGGTGCATCCAAAGACACCAGCACAAGATATGGATGAGATTGCTTCACTTCTGCAGGTCCCCGTGGTGGCTGGGACAATTAACCGCGGTAATGCAGCCATTGGCTCCGGTCTTGTGGTGAATGACTGGGCAGCGTTCTGTGGGCTCAACACCACTGCAACGGAAATAACAGTGGTGGAGCGCATCTTCCAGCTTCGTAGGGATTTAGGTGGGGATGAGTCGAACTTACTGCAGCAGTTGCGCGATACGTTGGTGGATGAACTGGCATAA